Proteins encoded in a region of the Elizabethkingia bruuniana genome:
- a CDS encoding TonB-dependent receptor: protein MNINFKKPLITALVLSTASVYYAQKTKDSLEKSKSIDEVVLVGRNLTQVAKERKTPVAVSTIKATEIQEKLGNREFPEIMKSTPSVYVTKVGGGFGDSRINMRGFDATNIAVIINGQPVNDMQSGAVYWSNWTGLADIASSIQIQRGLGASKFVVPSVGGTINIVTKATDSEQKAMVKAEVGNDSYSRLSAMYSSGLKNKWGTTVLLSRWQGDGYINGTKGEGYSWFFSVGYKPNEKHAFNIIATGAPQVHDTRRSSATGANVATLRQLDTYGRRYNPQTGILNGSQFNLAPNFYHKPIASINWDWTINDALKLSTVVYASWGRGGGGTGLSGSILGGADGKTPMNFTNGSGTIDWDMIYRYNRGGMVTDYSGRSFQKGTFTAEQGQPTDYNGRYVATLNGTSGIVRKQSINAHDWYGAIADLNYKKNNWTFNGGIDLKTYKGALYDIVTDMLGSDAFFVKSTVNSPNGYFVNKIVKPEAITNLNNVQKVSIYNEGLVRWAGAYGMVEYSDEKLSASLQGSVSKQYYKRRDYMLYTPDSQETKWYNKTGYIVKGGANYNIDEHHNVFFNTGVISRQPLFSALFPTNQNVYKDVKNERIFSIELGYGFKSRYVDVNINAYRTQWDDRFITRTFNASAGDVANFSQLKQGNTYFYNALNVGQLHQGVELEAKARPFSNLRLRGMLSVGNWKYKGNANFNIIDVLSNQEVPGATGTINIKDLKVGDAAQTTASIGADYNITKAFSIDANWEYYDKLYAQFNPINFLTAAARDKGVVKLPSYNLFDVGAAYKFTIDQKRSLTLRVNVYNLFNKYYISELSSNIYTTDKIANGPDAGKTYQEAGRVYQGVADGNTGFLGFGRTWSAAATFRF, encoded by the coding sequence ATGAACATTAATTTCAAAAAGCCATTAATTACGGCTCTTGTATTATCCACAGCCAGTGTGTATTACGCACAGAAAACTAAGGATTCTCTGGAAAAATCTAAGTCTATTGACGAGGTAGTTTTAGTAGGAAGAAACCTTACACAGGTTGCTAAAGAAAGAAAAACACCTGTTGCAGTTTCCACAATTAAGGCAACGGAAATTCAGGAAAAATTGGGAAACAGAGAGTTTCCTGAAATTATGAAGTCAACGCCATCTGTTTATGTAACCAAAGTAGGTGGTGGATTCGGCGACAGCAGAATTAACATGAGAGGTTTTGATGCTACCAACATTGCGGTAATCATCAATGGACAACCTGTAAATGATATGCAGAGTGGTGCTGTATACTGGTCCAACTGGACTGGTTTAGCAGATATTGCCAGCTCTATCCAGATTCAGAGAGGTCTTGGAGCATCTAAATTTGTTGTTCCATCTGTAGGAGGAACCATTAACATTGTAACTAAAGCTACAGATTCAGAGCAAAAAGCAATGGTAAAAGCAGAAGTAGGTAATGATAGCTATTCAAGATTATCAGCTATGTATTCTTCAGGCTTAAAAAACAAGTGGGGAACGACTGTATTACTTTCTCGTTGGCAAGGTGACGGTTACATTAACGGAACAAAAGGAGAAGGTTATTCATGGTTTTTCTCTGTAGGTTACAAACCAAATGAAAAACATGCTTTCAACATTATTGCAACAGGAGCACCACAGGTACACGATACAAGAAGATCTTCTGCAACGGGAGCCAATGTAGCAACATTACGTCAATTAGATACATACGGAAGAAGATACAATCCACAAACAGGAATACTAAACGGATCTCAATTCAATTTAGCGCCTAATTTCTACCACAAACCAATTGCTTCAATTAACTGGGACTGGACTATTAATGATGCTTTAAAGCTTTCAACTGTAGTTTATGCTTCATGGGGCCGTGGTGGTGGTGGTACCGGATTGAGCGGAAGCATCTTAGGTGGAGCCGATGGAAAAACTCCAATGAACTTTACAAATGGTAGCGGTACCATTGATTGGGATATGATTTATCGTTACAACAGAGGAGGAATGGTAACTGATTATAGTGGAAGATCATTCCAAAAAGGAACCTTCACTGCAGAACAAGGGCAACCAACCGATTATAACGGACGATATGTAGCAACATTGAATGGTACAAGTGGTATTGTAAGAAAGCAAAGTATCAATGCACACGATTGGTATGGTGCTATTGCTGACCTTAACTATAAGAAAAACAACTGGACTTTCAACGGAGGAATTGACCTTAAAACTTACAAAGGTGCACTATATGATATAGTTACAGATATGTTAGGTTCTGATGCATTTTTTGTGAAAAGTACAGTGAACTCTCCTAATGGTTATTTTGTCAATAAAATAGTAAAACCAGAAGCAATCACAAACCTAAATAATGTTCAGAAAGTATCTATATACAATGAAGGATTGGTAAGATGGGCTGGAGCATATGGAATGGTTGAGTATTCTGATGAAAAGCTAAGTGCTTCACTTCAGGGTTCCGTTTCCAAGCAATACTATAAGCGAAGAGATTATATGTTATATACTCCGGATAGCCAGGAAACAAAATGGTACAACAAAACTGGTTATATTGTAAAAGGAGGTGCTAACTATAATATAGATGAACATCACAATGTATTCTTCAATACAGGTGTTATTTCCAGACAACCATTATTTAGTGCTTTATTCCCGACGAACCAGAATGTCTATAAAGATGTAAAGAACGAGAGAATTTTCTCAATAGAACTAGGTTATGGATTCAAATCCCGTTATGTAGACGTTAACATCAATGCCTACAGAACACAATGGGATGACAGATTTATTACAAGAACATTCAACGCATCCGCCGGAGATGTTGCAAACTTCTCCCAATTAAAACAGGGAAATACTTATTTCTACAATGCTTTGAACGTAGGACAACTTCATCAGGGAGTTGAATTAGAGGCTAAAGCAAGACCATTCTCTAACCTTAGACTTAGAGGTATGCTTTCTGTTGGTAACTGGAAGTACAAAGGAAATGCAAACTTCAACATCATCGATGTCCTAAGTAACCAGGAAGTTCCGGGAGCAACAGGAACAATAAACATCAAAGATCTAAAAGTGGGTGATGCTGCACAAACTACAGCAAGTATTGGAGCTGATTATAACATTACCAAGGCATTTAGTATTGATGCAAACTGGGAATACTATGACAAATTATATGCTCAGTTTAATCCGATTAATTTCCTTACAGCAGCTGCAAGAGACAAAGGCGTTGTAAAATTACCAAGCTATAACTTATTCGATGTAGGTGCTGCTTATAAGTTTACGATCGATCAGAAAAGATCTTTAACTTTAAGAGTTAATGTATACAACTTATTCAATAAGTATTATATCTCTGAGCTAAGCTCCAACATCTACACAACTGATAAAATTGCAAATGGTCCGGATGCTGGTAAAACATATCAGGAAGCAGGAAGAGTATATCAAGGCGTTGCAGATGGCAATACAGGGTTCTTAGGTTTCGGAAGAACCTGGTCAGCCGCGGCTACTTTCAGATTCTAA
- a CDS encoding TonB-dependent receptor, with protein sequence MKINFRKPMLAAVLTLTTASVYYAQQTQDTTKSKSKDIDEVILRGVTDIAKDRKTPVAVSTIKEAQIVERLGNQELPEILKSTPSVYATKGGGGFGDGRVNIRGFDTNNIAVMVNGMPVNDMEGGTVYFSNWQGLSDVTSALQVQRGLGSSKLAIASVGGTMNFITRAADKKKEGNVTIGVGNDGYLKSSFSYNTGKSAKGWSTSFLMGRTSTDGYVNGTKGEAYNYYFALGYQPNKKHDFQFTFTGAPQWHNQNNFQNTIATAIKYGNGVDKPNRRYNSNWGYMTGEDGIAREYSQSVNWYSKPVAMLNWDWTMDEKSKLSTVLYGSWGRGGGTGVIGTINGTNINSLPKTSDGLIRFDDIVRWNQGGNVADFGANNKTPGVATRTNGLVRRSSVNSHDWYGFLTNFQHKINDNWNFSVGLDGRYYYGYHPGLLTGLWGNNKYIEKDNMNIPGGYDVTLVQKPQPSANPFVKAVKDQSQIVYRNYDGEILWGGIFGQLEYSNDVISAFVQGSASEQGFQRIDNWIIDGVTVQQGQTVNRKTGFKYIFGYNAKAGINFNLDEHNTVFANAGYYSKQPNNYAVYNTPVADGRQTGNQQILNPNLTNEKIASAELGYRFRSAIFNADVNLYYTSWKDRYQRFSNLSGNDANNKPYSRAFVDATGIQEIHMGAEFEGTLKATDYLTFNLMFSIGDWKYKGNPTGNLFDLNGTPIPINGSSNTAVFALDKVKVSDAAQTTGSIGFTLKPVKQLSIFGNWNYFGNYYGGVSFGNDYVVRPDGSITDNAKRGALKYPSYNTTDAGLSYTFNIGNNQRLIITGNVFNLFDTTYISDARSSNFVKELSDFSTTTSGGVTTTAQQKYDAYRNNPLNFYKGIDTSNNVYWGFGRTWSASISYRF encoded by the coding sequence ATGAAGATCAATTTTAGAAAGCCAATGCTTGCGGCGGTACTTACACTAACTACAGCCAGCGTGTATTATGCACAGCAAACACAGGACACTACAAAATCCAAATCAAAAGACATCGATGAGGTTATTTTAAGGGGTGTTACTGACATTGCTAAAGATAGAAAAACTCCGGTTGCAGTTTCTACCATCAAAGAAGCGCAGATCGTTGAGAGACTGGGTAACCAGGAACTTCCTGAAATCTTAAAATCAACACCCTCTGTTTATGCAACAAAAGGAGGTGGTGGTTTTGGCGACGGACGTGTAAATATCAGAGGTTTTGATACCAATAATATTGCCGTAATGGTTAACGGTATGCCAGTCAATGACATGGAAGGTGGTACTGTTTATTTTTCTAACTGGCAAGGGCTTTCAGATGTAACTTCCGCGTTACAGGTGCAAAGAGGGCTTGGTTCTTCTAAGTTAGCTATTGCTTCTGTTGGTGGTACCATGAATTTTATTACCAGAGCAGCTGACAAAAAAAAGGAGGGCAATGTAACGATAGGTGTTGGTAATGATGGCTATTTAAAATCTTCATTTTCTTACAACACAGGTAAATCTGCTAAGGGATGGTCCACTTCATTCTTAATGGGCAGAACATCTACTGACGGTTACGTTAACGGAACAAAGGGTGAGGCATATAATTATTATTTTGCTTTAGGTTATCAGCCTAATAAGAAACATGATTTCCAATTTACGTTTACAGGGGCTCCACAATGGCACAATCAAAATAACTTCCAGAATACTATTGCAACAGCTATAAAGTATGGCAATGGTGTTGACAAACCTAACAGAAGGTATAATTCCAACTGGGGTTATATGACAGGAGAAGATGGTATTGCCAGAGAATATTCTCAATCAGTAAACTGGTATAGCAAACCGGTTGCTATGCTGAACTGGGACTGGACCATGGATGAAAAATCTAAATTATCTACTGTACTTTATGGCTCTTGGGGACGCGGTGGCGGTACAGGGGTTATTGGAACTATCAATGGAACCAATATTAATAGCCTTCCAAAAACTTCCGATGGTCTTATCAGATTTGATGATATTGTTAGATGGAATCAAGGAGGAAATGTTGCCGATTTTGGTGCAAATAACAAAACACCAGGTGTAGCCACCAGAACTAATGGACTTGTAAGAAGATCCAGCGTTAATTCACATGACTGGTATGGGTTTCTTACTAATTTCCAACACAAGATTAATGATAACTGGAATTTCTCTGTTGGTTTAGATGGTAGATATTATTATGGCTATCACCCAGGTTTATTAACAGGTCTTTGGGGAAATAACAAGTATATTGAGAAAGACAATATGAATATTCCCGGAGGTTATGATGTAACCCTTGTACAGAAGCCACAACCTTCTGCAAACCCTTTCGTAAAAGCAGTTAAAGATCAGAGCCAAATCGTATACAGAAATTATGATGGTGAAATATTATGGGGAGGTATTTTTGGACAATTAGAGTATTCTAACGATGTAATATCTGCTTTTGTTCAAGGATCTGCTTCGGAGCAAGGCTTTCAGAGAATTGACAATTGGATTATAGACGGTGTAACAGTACAACAAGGTCAGACAGTTAATAGAAAAACCGGATTCAAATATATTTTCGGATATAATGCTAAAGCTGGTATTAACTTTAATCTTGATGAGCATAACACTGTTTTTGCAAATGCAGGATATTATTCTAAACAGCCTAATAATTATGCTGTGTACAATACTCCTGTCGCAGATGGTCGCCAAACAGGTAACCAACAGATACTAAATCCTAATTTAACGAATGAAAAAATCGCTTCTGCCGAACTTGGTTACAGATTTAGAAGCGCAATTTTCAATGCAGACGTTAACCTTTATTATACATCATGGAAAGATAGATATCAAAGATTTTCTAATTTATCAGGAAATGATGCTAATAATAAACCATATTCAAGAGCATTTGTAGATGCAACTGGTATTCAGGAAATACACATGGGAGCTGAATTTGAAGGAACTTTAAAAGCCACTGACTATCTAACATTCAATTTAATGTTCTCTATTGGGGATTGGAAATATAAAGGGAACCCTACAGGAAATTTATTTGACCTAAATGGTACCCCAATTCCAATTAATGGAAGCAGTAATACTGCAGTATTCGCTTTAGACAAAGTAAAAGTTTCAGATGCAGCACAAACAACAGGTTCAATAGGTTTTACATTAAAACCTGTAAAACAGTTAAGCATTTTTGGTAACTGGAATTACTTTGGGAATTATTATGGTGGCGTGAGCTTCGGTAATGATTATGTTGTTCGACCTGATGGTTCGATAACTGATAATGCAAAAAGAGGTGCTTTAAAATATCCTAGTTATAATACAACAGATGCTGGTCTCTCTTATACATTTAATATAGGTAACAATCAAAGATTAATTATTACCGGGAATGTGTTTAACCTGTTTGATACAACATATATTTCAGATGCAAGATCTTCTAATTTCGTAAAAGAATTGTCTGATTTTTCTACTACCACATCGGGAGGAGTAACAACTACAGCACAACAAAAGTATGATGCCTATAGAAATAATCCTTTAAATTTCTATAAGGGAATAGATACCAGTAACAACGTTTATTGGGGATTTGGAAGAACTTGGTCTGCTAGTATTTCTTATAGATTCTAA
- a CDS encoding TonB-dependent receptor gives MKINFRKPMLAAVITLTTASVYYAQQTQDSTKSKSKDIEEVILKGVTDIAKDRKTPVAVSNIKAAQIVERQGNQELVEILNTTPSVYASKGGGGFGDSQINIRGFESRNIAVLVNGMPVNDMEGGTVYMSNWTGLSDVTSAMQVQRGLGSSKLAIASVGGTMNFLTRSADMKQGGVIRLGVGNNDFLKTSFAYNTGKSQNGWSSSFLMSRQAGSTFVQNTQYESYAYFFALGYQPSKKHNLQFMITSAPQWHNQRSTSNTISDYIKYNPDNDGTPDRSYNSDWGYRTMPDGRRVSIANKANYYSKPVLMLNWDWTISDKSTLSTVAYMSNGRGGGLSDQGKLNGKFASGYLDNTGHIDYDQIFKGNAAVDANTAAAGSTLIRRSSVNSHNWYGILMNFQHKINDNWNFSVGTDDRYYYGYHYMVATDLYGANGYKDDKNQNIAPNVIRNTYDYKKLAWNPFGGNQPPMSDRLSYSNDGEVLWYSGFGQIEYSTEKLTAYLQGSVSNQGYQRIDSFVKDGVTLLNGKLIGDPIPNTKPQQYYAATDSNPAVHTKTGFKNLFGFNVKGGVNYNIDDHHNVYANLGYYSKQPFMNSVYPSNKQFVNPALTNEKISSYEIGYGYRSAKFNATLNLYRTQWKDRWLRRSMQFDMGAAGIVSGYSELAGITEVHQGIEFEGTYKPFRFLEFNGMFSLGDYFYKGNATGANYDDANNPITVPGTDKNSSTLYLDGVKVGGSSFNSIPQMTSALGVTVRPVQDLSVYGTWRHVGKVYSGMDAGTFTKPGGSALKLPDFDLFDVGASYKIRLKDSKQFFTIGANVYNLFDLTYISDGGTNIKLTDKPANLADGSKNSQNLTYEQLGYVYKGIANGNKVYFGAPRTWAATVSFNF, from the coding sequence ATGAAGATCAATTTTAGAAAGCCAATGCTTGCGGCTGTAATTACACTAACCACAGCAAGTGTTTATTACGCGCAGCAAACACAGGACTCCACAAAATCCAAATCGAAAGACATCGAGGAGGTAATTTTGAAAGGTGTAACTGACATTGCTAAAGACAGAAAAACTCCGGTTGCTGTTTCTAACATTAAAGCTGCACAAATTGTAGAAAGACAAGGTAACCAGGAACTTGTTGAAATCTTAAACACAACTCCTTCTGTATACGCAAGTAAAGGTGGTGGTGGTTTCGGAGATTCTCAAATCAATATCCGTGGTTTTGAATCCAGAAATATTGCTGTCTTGGTAAATGGTATGCCTGTTAATGATATGGAAGGCGGTACTGTATATATGTCTAACTGGACAGGACTTTCTGATGTAACTTCCGCTATGCAGGTACAAAGAGGTCTTGGTTCTTCTAAATTAGCAATTGCATCTGTAGGAGGAACAATGAACTTTTTAACCCGCTCTGCTGATATGAAGCAAGGAGGGGTTATCCGTTTAGGTGTTGGTAACAATGACTTTTTAAAAACATCTTTTGCTTATAACACTGGTAAATCTCAAAATGGCTGGTCTTCTTCATTCTTAATGAGCAGACAAGCTGGTTCAACTTTTGTTCAAAATACACAATATGAATCTTATGCTTACTTCTTTGCATTAGGATATCAGCCAAGCAAGAAGCATAATTTACAGTTTATGATTACTTCTGCCCCACAATGGCACAACCAGAGAAGTACATCAAATACTATATCAGATTATATTAAATATAATCCGGATAATGATGGCACTCCTGACAGAAGTTACAATTCAGACTGGGGTTATCGTACAATGCCAGACGGAAGAAGAGTTTCAATTGCTAATAAAGCTAATTATTACTCTAAACCAGTACTTATGTTAAACTGGGACTGGACAATCAGTGACAAATCTACCTTAAGTACTGTTGCTTATATGTCTAACGGCCGTGGTGGTGGATTATCCGATCAAGGTAAGTTAAATGGAAAATTTGCTAGTGGGTATTTAGATAATACAGGACACATTGATTACGATCAGATTTTTAAAGGAAACGCTGCTGTTGATGCTAATACAGCTGCTGCAGGTAGTACACTTATCAGAAGATCTAGCGTAAACTCTCACAATTGGTACGGTATCTTAATGAATTTCCAACATAAAATCAACGATAATTGGAATTTCTCTGTTGGTACAGATGACAGATATTACTATGGTTATCATTACATGGTTGCAACTGATTTATATGGAGCAAATGGTTATAAGGATGACAAAAATCAAAACATTGCACCTAATGTAATTCGTAATACATACGATTATAAAAAATTAGCTTGGAATCCATTTGGAGGAAATCAACCTCCAATGTCAGACAGATTATCATACAGTAATGATGGTGAAGTTCTTTGGTATAGTGGATTTGGTCAAATCGAATATTCTACTGAAAAACTAACTGCATATCTTCAAGGATCAGTATCTAATCAAGGATATCAAAGAATTGATAGTTTTGTAAAAGATGGTGTAACATTACTTAATGGAAAACTAATTGGAGATCCAATCCCGAATACCAAACCTCAACAATATTACGCAGCAACAGATAGTAATCCTGCTGTTCATACTAAAACAGGATTTAAAAATCTATTTGGATTTAATGTTAAAGGGGGAGTAAATTACAATATTGATGATCATCATAATGTATATGCAAACTTAGGTTATTACAGCAAGCAGCCATTTATGAACTCTGTATATCCAAGTAACAAACAGTTTGTTAATCCCGCATTAACCAATGAAAAGATTTCATCTTATGAAATTGGTTATGGATACAGATCTGCTAAGTTCAATGCTACATTAAACCTATATAGAACGCAGTGGAAAGACAGATGGTTAAGAAGATCTATGCAATTTGATATGGGAGCTGCAGGTATAGTTTCCGGATATTCTGAGTTAGCAGGAATTACTGAAGTTCACCAAGGTATAGAATTTGAAGGAACTTATAAGCCATTCCGTTTCCTTGAGTTTAATGGTATGTTCTCTTTAGGTGATTACTTCTACAAAGGAAATGCAACAGGTGCTAATTATGATGACGCTAATAATCCTATTACTGTACCTGGAACTGATAAAAACTCAAGTACATTATATCTTGATGGTGTAAAAGTTGGAGGTTCTAGTTTTAATAGTATCCCACAAATGACATCAGCTCTTGGAGTAACTGTTAGACCTGTTCAAGATTTAAGTGTTTACGGTACGTGGAGACATGTTGGTAAAGTATATTCAGGAATGGATGCTGGGACATTTACAAAACCAGGAGGATCGGCTTTAAAGCTACCTGACTTTGATCTTTTTGATGTTGGTGCTTCTTATAAAATTAGATTAAAAGATTCTAAACAATTCTTTACTATTGGAGCTAACGTATACAACTTATTTGACCTTACTTATATTTCAGATGGAGGAACGAATATTAAACTTACTGACAAACCTGCAAATTTAGCGGACGGAAGTAAAAATTCTCAAAACCTTACATATGAGCAGTTAGGATATGTATATAAAGGTATTGCAAATGGTAATAAAGTATACTTTGGGGCACCAAGAACTTGGGCTGCAACTGTATCTTTCAATTTCTAA
- a CDS encoding aspartate-semialdehyde dehydrogenase, whose protein sequence is MKIAVVGATGMVGQVMLKVLEERNLPITELIPVASERSVGKKITFKGQEYAIVSMQEAIDRKPEIALFSAGGETSKQFAPKFAEAGTTVIDNSSAWRMEVDKKLVVPEINANVLTKEDKIIANPNCSTIQLVMVLAPLNKKYDIRRVIVSTYQSVTGTGKDAVDQLNAEIKGETPQMVYPYQIFKNALPHCDVFADDDYTKEEIKLMKEPKKIMGDDTFSLTATAVRVPVQGGHSESVNIEFENEFDLQEVRQILSETPGVVVLDDVQNKVYPMPLEAEGKDEVFVGRIRRDLSQPKTLNLWIVADNLRKGAATNAVQIAEYLVANELV, encoded by the coding sequence ATGAAAATCGCTGTTGTCGGCGCAACCGGGATGGTTGGCCAGGTTATGCTGAAAGTTTTGGAAGAGAGAAATCTTCCGATAACTGAATTAATTCCTGTAGCATCTGAAAGATCTGTAGGAAAGAAAATTACTTTCAAGGGTCAGGAATATGCTATTGTAAGCATGCAGGAAGCTATTGACCGAAAACCTGAGATCGCTCTGTTTTCAGCAGGGGGAGAAACATCCAAACAGTTTGCACCTAAGTTTGCTGAAGCAGGCACAACAGTAATTGACAATTCTTCTGCATGGAGAATGGAAGTTGATAAAAAATTAGTTGTTCCGGAAATCAATGCTAATGTATTGACTAAAGAAGACAAAATCATTGCTAACCCTAACTGTTCTACAATTCAGTTAGTAATGGTATTGGCTCCTCTGAATAAAAAGTACGATATCAGAAGAGTTATTGTATCTACTTATCAGTCTGTAACAGGAACTGGTAAAGATGCTGTAGATCAGTTAAATGCTGAAATTAAAGGCGAAACTCCACAAATGGTTTATCCATATCAGATTTTCAAAAATGCTTTACCTCATTGTGATGTATTCGCAGATGATGATTACACGAAGGAGGAAATCAAATTAATGAAAGAGCCTAAGAAAATCATGGGTGATGATACTTTCAGCCTTACAGCTACTGCCGTAAGAGTACCCGTACAAGGAGGGCACTCTGAAAGTGTAAATATTGAATTCGAAAATGAATTCGATCTTCAGGAAGTTCGTCAGATCCTTTCAGAAACTCCGGGAGTTGTTGTATTAGATGATGTACAAAACAAAGTTTACCCAATGCCTTTGGAAGCTGAAGGAAAAGATGAAGTTTTCGTAGGAAGAATCAGAAGAGATCTTTCTCAGCCTAAAACGCTAAATCTGTGGATTGTTGCAGACAACCTCAGAAAAGGAGCAGCTACCAACGCTGTACAAATAGCAGAGTATCTGGTGGCAAACGAGCTAGTATAA
- a CDS encoding sulfurtransferase yields MNPIINPDELVNILHQPETIIIHAGNNAKSIYDNGHITNAYYMELNTDMSDVPEDYKNGGRHPLPKIENFIKVLQETGIEKDSHIVIYDDKNASNAAARLWWMLRSAGLEKVQVLNGGLQAAISNAIPTTTEASSKKTSGNYTFTEWQLPIASIQEAEKFTQKEETLIIDVRETPRYNGETEPIDTIAGHIPTAKNYPFANNLNSDGTYKDPEELKQYFTKIFEGHEPENIMVHCGSGVTACHTLLAIDYAGLNIPKLYVGSWSEWSRNDKPIETTRTI; encoded by the coding sequence ATGAATCCTATTATTAATCCCGATGAGTTAGTGAATATTCTGCACCAACCAGAAACTATCATTATCCATGCCGGAAACAATGCCAAAAGCATATACGATAATGGACATATAACTAATGCCTATTATATGGAACTAAACACTGATATGTCCGATGTTCCTGAAGATTATAAAAACGGAGGCCGACATCCGCTGCCCAAAATAGAAAATTTTATAAAAGTACTGCAGGAAACTGGTATCGAAAAAGACTCTCATATTGTTATATATGATGATAAAAACGCATCGAACGCTGCTGCCCGGTTATGGTGGATGCTTCGTTCTGCGGGACTCGAGAAGGTACAGGTACTAAATGGAGGCTTGCAAGCAGCTATTAGTAATGCTATTCCTACAACAACAGAGGCTTCCTCGAAAAAAACGTCTGGAAATTACACTTTTACAGAATGGCAATTACCTATTGCTAGTATTCAGGAAGCTGAAAAATTCACCCAAAAGGAAGAGACCTTAATTATTGACGTTAGAGAAACGCCTCGTTACAATGGAGAAACAGAACCCATAGATACTATTGCGGGGCATATTCCAACTGCAAAGAATTACCCTTTTGCCAACAATCTTAATTCGGACGGAACTTATAAAGATCCGGAGGAATTAAAACAGTATTTCACAAAAATATTCGAGGGTCATGAACCTGAAAATATTATGGTACATTGCGGTTCTGGTGTTACAGCTTGCCATACATTATTGGCAATAGACTATGCCGGACTCAATATCCCAAAACTTTATGTAGGCTCCTGGAGTGAATGGTCCAGAAACGATAAACCAATTGAAACAACAAGAACAATATAA
- the nadC gene encoding carboxylating nicotinate-nucleotide diphosphorylase, protein MNRPSYITEKALNTFIKNALAEDIQKGDHSTLATIPATLQQSAKLLVKEDCILAGVELAIYIFKYYDKDLTVDVKIRDGEQAKVGDVAFIVTGSAQSILSTERFVLNCMQRMSGIATLTHDWDSRLVGTKTKLLDTRKTTPNFRLCEKWAVSIGGGTNHRFGLYDMIMLKDNHIDYNGSISNAVKMAREYVEKNKLNLKIEVETRNLKEVQEAINTPGIDRIMLDNMDNETMAEAVILINKICETEASGNVTRERLKDIAKTGVDYISAGALTHSAKNIDLSLKALKI, encoded by the coding sequence ATGAACCGTCCAAGTTATATTACAGAAAAAGCACTAAATACTTTTATTAAAAATGCTCTGGCAGAAGATATTCAGAAAGGAGATCATTCTACATTGGCAACAATCCCTGCCACATTGCAACAGTCTGCAAAGTTGTTGGTAAAAGAAGATTGTATTCTAGCAGGTGTTGAACTGGCAATATATATATTTAAGTATTATGATAAAGATCTCACTGTCGATGTCAAAATTAGAGATGGTGAACAAGCCAAAGTTGGTGACGTCGCGTTTATTGTAACCGGTTCTGCTCAGTCTATATTGTCTACAGAAAGATTTGTACTAAACTGTATGCAGCGCATGAGTGGTATTGCTACGCTTACTCATGATTGGGATTCCCGATTGGTAGGAACCAAGACCAAACTTTTGGATACCCGTAAAACTACACCTAATTTCCGTTTGTGTGAAAAATGGGCAGTATCTATTGGTGGTGGAACCAACCACAGATTTGGATTGTATGATATGATTATGCTGAAAGATAATCACATTGATTATAACGGCAGTATTTCCAATGCCGTGAAAATGGCCAGAGAATATGTAGAAAAAAATAAGCTCAATCTGAAAATCGAGGTTGAAACCAGAAACCTAAAAGAGGTTCAGGAAGCCATCAATACTCCGGGAATAGACCGTATTATGCTGGACAACATGGACAACGAAACCATGGCTGAAGCAGTAATTCTCATTAACAAAATTTGTGAAACTGAGGCCTCCGGCAATGTTACAAGAGAAAGACTTAAGGACATTGCAAAAACCGGTGTAGACTATATCTCAGCAGGTGCATTAACCCATTCCGCGAAAAATATTGACCTGAGCCTCAAGGCATTGAAAATTTAA